The nucleotide sequence acaaaaataataataagactcaaggagaacttatttttttttacatctttattggagtataattgctttacaatggtgtgttactttctgctttataacaaagtgaatcagttatacatataggaGAACTTATTTTTAATGTGCAGGCTTATCCTACCCTACCATACTGGCAGAGCCTCGCAGACCAGTGGTGCTCCCTGGAGAGGGACTGCCGTGCTCGGTGGGGCACTGGAGAAGACCACGAGGCCTGGCAGAGTGACCCGGAGATGGTAAGGCACCCAGTGGAGCAGCAACAGCGCCTGTGAGAATATACTTGTTCATGAGCACACGGAAGACACTAGGAAAAACCTTGAAGAGTTAAACGATTGCCACCAATTCTAGCACAACCTGAGTCCCAAACTACAGCTAAGACCCCCATCCTTAGGGGCTGCCAGAAATACTTGAGGTGGAGGACTTTGCAAGAAGCTAAAGATCCTGcgtgacggggcttccctggtggcgcagttgttgagagtccgcctgccgatgcaggggacacgggtttgtgccccggtccgggaagatctcacatgccgcggagcggctgggcccgtgagccatggccgctgagcctgcgcgtccggagcctgtgctccgcaaccggagaggccacaacggtgagaggcccacgtaccgcaaaaaaaaataaaaaaataaaaagatcctGCGTGAGCCCGTGTGTGTAGGTGCCCGAGAAACTGAGGTTTCCTGGTTGTGTCCTTACCTCCTCTCTCTCATTAAGTTCTTTGAGGACAAGTGCTATGTTTTACTTATCTCTGTATCTCCCCAAAGCAGGAGCCCTAGTCCTGGCAGAGGGCTGCAAGGCAGAGTCTGGTGCCCGGTGGGGCGGCAGCAGTGCCAGCGAGAGCAGCCTTGATCCAGGCACAGGTGAGACTCTTCCACCTCGCCATCCCCCAACAGCATCTAGCCAGGGACTtactattttcttctcatttttcagctcccttgaagtataatttacatatcatgAGTTCACttattttcagtgtacagtttgAGGTTTAATAAATTTATACCATCACGCAGACATCATCATGCCACATCATTACAGAACACTTCCATTATCCCCGAAGTTTTCCTTGGGCTCCTTAGCAGTCATCCTTGCTCCAACCTCCAgacctaggcaaccactgatgtgCCTTCCATCACCATAGTTTAGCATTTTCTACAAATTTCATATTAAGGAATTATACAGAGTAGCTGGTGTCTTTCATTGCATATGTTTGAGATTCATCCCTGTTGTAACacgtatcaatagtttgttcttaTTTGGGATCAGTGGCCAGTCTGAACTCATGACAGTTTAGTGCTAATATGTAGGAAAATCAACTCTCTCAAGTTATTCCAATCCTACGGTCAAGGTGAGAGTGGAATGatcaaaatgcatttaatatgcAATTTCCAATTTGCAAGTCACCATTTTTATCTGGGACGATTCCCACTACAGATAATAGATCATGAAAGGGTTTCATGTTGCTAACTAAATAGTCACAGAATGGTAATACTTATGTCTcatcaaaaagtaaaattaataaccaataaactggattttaaaaataatactgttcTTTTTAGAATTGCTGACTAGCAGTCCACAGTATGGATAAGTCACATTATGTTTACCCTATTGctaactgatggacatttaggatgtttccagttgttttttttgtttttttttgtggtacgcgggcctctcactgctgtggcctctcccactgaggagcacaggctccagacgcgccggctcagcggccatggctcacggacccagccgctccgcggcatgtgggatcttcccggaccggggcacgaacccgtgttccctgcatcggcaggtggactctcaaccactgcggcaccagggaagccctccagtttgTTTTGATGAATGATGCGTCCATGCACATTTGCAttcaagtctttgtgtggacatatgttttcatttacttgGGTAGATACCGAGGAGTGGAATTGTGTGGCCTTTATTGACTTAGAGTCCCTTAATAGGGATTACGCTGCAGGAAGCTGAAAGTAAGCCCCGTGAAAACGGAGCACGTGATTAAGGGTATGTGAGAGAATTTTAGGAAAAGGGAGGTTACTGAGAGGTAGAAACGCACTAAGAGATAAATTTATCTACTTCATAATTTGTACCTCAATATTTAGGAAGCCTAAACATTTTATCTGATGCAAAACTGCCTCCATCTATTATAATTGGAGACTCATTGACCACAGCATATAATATTAGGCATGTGTGGGTGGACAAGTACAGTGGTCAGGGCATGAAAGGCACCGAAATCTGAACAGCCTACATGGTTGTTCACTTTTTCGGAGCCATCAGTAATTATGACAAGAATTTGCTCTAATGAAAAATTCCACTTAAAGATTCGAGTGGAATTTCTACTCCTTGTAGAGCCTACCATtacataatttgtattttttttaacctagtctCTGCAGAGACCATTCTGAATAGTAGTCTCCTCTTGAAATATGGAACTATACCAATAAGGTTTTGGAACAAGAAATTATGAGGGAGAACAGAGAACTCTGTGATGACAGGAATCACTATTACATAGATCTAAATACACCCACAAGTCAAACTTGTCCTCTTAAAATTGATCTAACCCAGTTAATTAATAACAAAGAAATCCATCCTGTTTCCCAGCACaagaacattaagaaaaaaaaaaaaagggacctgTATTTTTGGAGACTTATAGATTGGGAATTCTCGTTATTCATTTTTCAGCTCTCAAATATGCAGACAGAATTTGACCTTGAGTCATAGGCCAAAAGTTTAACCACTTCGTTTTTCTCCCATTGGAAAGATCACCTCAAGTACCCTGAGTCATTTGAGCGCAGGTACCTGATgtttcagtagatgtggcttACCCGGGACTGAGATTCATACGGAGGATTTTTGAAGTATCCATCACATCacagaattcctttttctttaatgaagACCTACAGAAATCTCTCTTTGACCTCAATATCAGGAAAAACCATGCTTCTCCTGAACAACtggactgttttcatttttatcctaTGTAAGTGTGAAcctgttagaaatgaaaatgctcAGGTTCCACCCCAGACCTATCAAGTTAGAAACTCTGGACGTGAGACCCAACAATCTGTGTTTTGTTAAGCCTTCCTGGTGATTCTGCCGCAAGCCAAAATTTGACAACATTAACTGAATTGGACTGAAACCAGGAAGACCAACTTTAGAAAATTGGTAATTTATTTGTTCAATGTCTAATACTTCCTTTTGAGTTAAAAGGTTACATTAAGGTTGTATTACAATTGCTTAATCTACAACCAAGTAGTTGGTTTTGAAAATCTAGGATGATAATATTGACCAATTAtgtactaaaaacaaacaaaaagggatTTCATCATCTCGTATAGGCTAAGTGCCCTGCAACTTGAACTACAGACGATTAACTAGAAACGATTATGCTTTGTGCGTGAATTACAGGGTAAACGAAGTAGATATTAAAGCAGATGAACTTAAATTATCTATCACGATTTACTTGTTAGCCTGGAAATCTCTTGTTCTTTAGTtaataaaacacacagaaaacctAAGTCCACGATGCCAAATGAGCAAATATGGCTCATTGTCAGGAACTGAGTGTTTTTCAGCTCTTGCCGCTTTCAGAGTCCAGAGGGAACCTGTTTCCATCTCAGCTCTGCTATGGAATGCTTTGTGTGACCTCATATGAGATAACTGTCCCCCTCTGAACCTCATTTTTGCCTCTGAAAAAATTGAGGATTTGATTTCATCATCTTTAAGTTCACTTCCATCTTTGATCTGCTGGGATTCTGGAATTCTAGAGATCCCCAAACACCAACAGCACCCGGGACATCACTGCTCTCTCCTGACCTCTCCTGACcagagggcagaggaaggagggaaagcacGCATGTGGTTGCAGCCTGAGGCAAGCGTGCCTGAGATCTTCCGAGTtcagatcattttaaaaatcGCCCTCCAGGGTTTGTTTCTTACTAAACAATGCTGTGTGGCCATCAGTCGAGGTGTGAATTGGGGGATACCGCTTGCTCTTTGCTAAATGTTACACAGGAATCCCAGAGAGATTTTATCACTAGCTTTGTGAGAACAAGATGTGAACCGTATAGAGAGCCATTTTCTGTAGAGCCGATCTTAAAGAGGCAGCCCAGTGTGTGAAATTACGTAAGGGTATATACTTCAAAGCTAAGGGGTTTGGGTTTATCCAAGCattccccttcctctttcccatcAAAAACAGTTATTTCACTGGGTAATTCAAGATCTGGAGATAATTTCCTAAGGAGTGGAGGATAGGTGTGGTTTAGGTTGTTCAAATTAACCAGATAATTGATTCAATTCATCCAATTCACTCTCCCTGTAGAATTTATTGCACCTATTATCGTCAGTAGAAAAAGCTATCTTTGCACCTCCTGTTCATTGGCCAGCCAAATACTTTGCTGTCTTTCATGCCACTTCCCAGACTAATTCTGATCTGGATACACTTATAAGCATCTTACTACAAAAAGTTTCTCCTAGCTGAGAGATTATCCTTTGAATTTGATCATTTCAGAGAATATTCCTTAGCAGGTAATATTATCCAATGCCTTTAGACTGCTGGCCTCCCACCCTGCATATACATGCAGAAATCACATACTTACATTTTCTGTGTCAAGAGGCATTTCTTGCTGGTACTATTGCTGGTACTAAGGGAATTGCCTTAATTTTCTGCTTCCTTCAGTTGATGTAAACATTATCTCCATGCCCATCACCTCTGGAGTAGCCTGTGGCATTCCCTCACTTGAAAAGAATGATTTTCATTCTTACAAGTCCTTTTGCGTCAGGACCTCGAGCTGGGTTCtgcattattttgttttggaaCAAGGCAGGTTCCTTTTAACCACTTCTAAAGGGAGAAACCCTAAATggcatttacaaaaatatatggcATTAAAACAGACGGTCAAACGGTAAAAGGGTGTTTTATTAGGACATTTAGAGACAAAGCAACTGGTGGTTTGCCTGGATTTTGCATCTCTTAAAGGTTGCTTTGATACTGTGCAGCAGAGCCCTGGTAATACGCAGGGTTAGGAATTACCATGTGTCAGAGCTGGGTGATAAGCCCAGGTCACCTGAATTATTCCTCCTCGGAAGTGACATCAGCCCTATCAAAATGTGAATGATTTGTTGCCTCAGCACCTCTCTGATATTAAATCTAGAGGAGTGGATTCAAGTTTGTGCTTCAGGGGACACACATACTTATTTACCCTGTAAAAGAGAGTGCACTAGACCACCTTCTGATTGCAGAGAAATGGATGAAAATTGACAAAATCTATACAGATCTTCGTGGTTAGACATGGAAACAGAGTGATTCTAATAAACAATAAGTATTGTTTAATAACATCTAGGTAGTCCATAAGATTCCCTAACAGGGAAGAACAAGCAACTGCAGAGCATTTCCCAAACCCCCCTCCTTCTGTCATGGAAACGCCAGTAAAAGTCCTCCACCTCCCACACTCCAGTGCCAGATCGGTAAGCATTTAGCCAAGCATGCTGGGAGACAAAGAACAACCGAAGGAAAGGAGTATCCGGGTGTCTTGGATTTGctttccattctgctctgttgCTCTACCATCTCGTAACTAGACGTAGGCATTGGACGTGACAATCAACTACATTTGAACtgagcagaagaaatattaaaggcaTAGGCTTCAGAAGAAATGTCTCAAAGGCAGCCTCAGTCACCTAATCAGACTTTAATTTCAACCACAAATGAAACAGAATCATCAAGCCCTGTCGTTCCTAATGATACCACAAATAAAGGAAGGACCGGTGACAACTCTCCAGGAATAGAAGCATTGTGTGCCATCTATATCACTTATGCCGTGATCATTTCAGTGGGCATACTTGGAAATGCTATTCTCATCAAAGTCTTTTTCAAGACCAAATCCATGCAAACAGTTCCCAATATTTTCATCACCAGCCTGGCTTTTGGAGATCTTTTACTTCTGCTAACTTGTGTGCCAGTCGATGCAACCCACTACCTTGCAGAAGGATGGCTGTTCGGAAGAATTGGATGTAAGGTGCTCTCTTTCATCCGGCTCACTTCTGTTGGTGTATCAGTGTTCACGTTAACAATTCTCAGTGCTGACAGGTGGGTTTCTTTTCTCAGTTATATTTGCCAGGATGTGAAATTAGGcgaaaagaaaggaaagcttgTACGGAGCGTTCACTGGCTACTATTCTGCTTTTCTCACACTCTGTAACCTGGATGTAAGATTGAAAAATCGGGgggcattttaaataaaagtcgGTGTAAGAATGTTAAAATTCCTGTGTTAGCATCGGACGAGAGATTGAAATTGTGTGCTTCAGGgatcatttaatttctttgaagtGTAATTGTTTGTTTGAAAGAATACTGAACGGTGTTTTCCCCCTCGGTTTATTAAGGCAAATTATTCCAggtgtaaaagaaaaacaatccttTCTTTATACATTAGTGCAGCCTAGTGGTGCAATATTGTCAACATTAAAACATCAACATAGGTGTGAAATTGACCACATACACATTACTGTCTACTGGAAGAATggtaaaaagatacatgcatctaATTTATTTGAAATGCATCAAATTAATTAATGGCAAGAAAACGGTGAGGCTCTCAGCTTCCTGGTAACTCAGTGTAATGTCATCACttaattgtatttgtttatttctatagGCGTTCAATGACATTCTCATTTCCAGACATAAATTAATTCCGGCTGACTTTTAGAGCTCTATGGATGGAGCGTGTGAGAACCTCTGGCAGCCAGGGTGTTTGGGCTCTGTTAGGATATTTTCAGTCTACGTACTGGGTCTTTCTGTGCCTATTGTAGAATGATAACTGTGAAAGcatgaagaaaaattaagccTCCAAATGTTAAAAGTGATGCTTTAAAAAGCCTGTAAGAAGCCTGTAAGTAATCAATGCCTGGCAGTACCAGAAGGAAAAGCTTCTTCGGATTCTGGAATCTGAGAGGAGGAAAAGCTTTCCCTGTGTCTTATATGGAATTTTGCTTTGACTGGTTTTATATTCTGTTTGAGGGCAGATTTACTTAAAGGCTGTAGATTTTAAGGTGGATTTGTCAGAATAAGGAGGCATCTTTtcatgggtacagggtttccgaTTTCACCCTTGCCTTGCCCTAAATCTACCTACAGATTGGATCGGCTTGGGCACGAAATTAGCACTTATGAACAGGGAAGAGATTAACCCTCTCCTCTTTCCTGCATAAACTCATGGAATTCTTTTCTAGGAAGGTTGATGACTGCTCTCTCACAAGGAAAGGAGAATTAGGTTTAACATCAGTCACTTACATAAAAAGGAAGTCTTTTAGAACACAAGGTAATGCACAGGTAATGAATTACTCTCCATCACACACAAAATCGTGCCGAAAAAATTTATTTGCCCTAAGTAGAAGGTCTacaagaaaatcataaaaattgcAAATCTGGAATATCTCATAACagtgaataaaggaaaaagtgATTAGCATCAATATAAAATACTGGGATGTATTATGCATATTTGAAATCATAACCAATTCCAGTTGGTTAATGTTGACTTGGCTATATACATATGGTATAAGAAGGTAGAGCTGGATGACCACAGAGATCACTTCTAACTTTAAGATCCTGTAATTTTGATATTGATTTTTCCCTTTGCTATGATTATGTGTTTCTAGATACAAGGCAGTTGTGAAGCCCTTGGAACGTCAGCCCCCCAATGCCATCCTGAAGACCTGTGCCAAAGCTGGCTGCATCTGGATCGTGTCTATGGTCATTGCTCTACCAGAGgctatattttcaaatgtatatacTTTTCGAGATCCCCACAAAAATATGACCTTTGAATCGTGTGCCTCTTATCCTGTTTCTGAGAGGCTCCTGCAGGAGATACATTCTCTGCTGTGCTTCTTAGTGTTCTACATTATTCCACTTTCGATTATCTCTGTCTATTACTCTTTGATTGCTAGGACTCTTTACAAAAGCACCTTGAACATACCTACTGAGGAACAAAGCCATGCCCGCAAGCAGGTATGTATTAATCAGGACTCACACATGAATTTAGACGGGAAATGCCTCCTTTTGCACCCCTGAGCAATAAATACTTTAGCAGTATCGTATTTTTGTTATGGTCATGGGCTGTGGAGTCTGTCAGACCCAAGATTTAATTCCATACCAGCTGAGCAATCTTgagtaagttacttaacatctctgagcctcactttcctcatgtataaaatgaaaatgaggtcTGGATGATATATATGAAACGCTTAGCATAGTTCCTGCTGcatagtaaacattcaataagTGGTAGGACTACTATTATTAGAAAGGGAGCAGCTCAAGTTTGGGATCAAAAATCACCCCACAGGATAGTGAGAAACATCACACAAGGTGAGACTATAAAGTGAAGCATCTTTTGTTTAGAAAAACACAGGATGGTAGAACTGGCAAGAAGCCATAACATTATTCAATGCAAACCACTTACACACAGATCAGCAGACTGGGCGGAGGGGTTGTCTCGAGGGATGCAGTGCCAATGGCAAGAGAACACAGTGATTCACAGAAGCTTGATTAAGACCATTGCAAGACCCAGGTGTGCTCTCCTCTCATTAAtatgaacagaataaaaagaatattggCAAAACATCGTtccatttgattaaaaaaacccaacaggaTTTCTATCTTTCTTGGGTGGGAGGAGATGATTCCATTTACCTCTTAACCAGTATGTGCAGAGCTCAGCGCTTTTTTTTTGGAGCTAGTACATTCAGTTGCTTCAACAGTGGTGGTCAGGAGGCTAAAGTTGCGTTTTAATGCCCATGTGAACAGTTATCTTTGCTCTATCTGTGACTACAGGCAATGTTTTCACTTAATCTGGTTCATTTCTCTTATTAAGAGGTGCAGGTAGGATTATTTTCATACATGAAGGGTGGCACAttgatttttattcctttgacTATATAGTTAGAATTCCTATATGTTAACAACAATTTTGGGTACCAATTTAGCAACTTTCATAAACCCCAGAAGACTATTCTAACCTAGTCAGCCTCTGCTGGTGCAGTGAAAGCAGGTTTGTATAGCATCTAtttcttaattaaattaaattttcgaTAATTCCACAACACTGCTTGAGATAATTAGAGACACCCTAGAGTATCTCAAAACCAGGGATGGGAGTCTCTGAATTAAAGCTAATCAGAGACCAAGATCACGGGTTACCACGTCAATTAACTTGCTGTATTCTCTAGCCACGGGCTGACTTCCTTTACCTGCACGTTCAAAGGGACACCAGCCTGTTAACTGTAAATTTCTATGTAAATCTAGAGAATAGCTTTTTTAAATCTCTGCCAGCTAAatgtttttgattgggttttcggttgtttttgttttttgttgttgttttgttttgtttgttttgtttgggtttttgttttgttttgttttcttggttgttgtttttgccatttttcttcCCCCTATAGATTGAATCCCGAAAGCGAATTGCCAAAACGGTGCTGGTGCTGGTGGCTCTGTTTGCTCTCTGCTGGTTGCCGAATCACCTCCTGTACCTCTACCGCTCATTCACTTCTCAAACCTACGTGGACCCCTCTGCCATTCACTTCATTGTCACCATTTTCTCTCGGGTTCTGGCTTTCAGCAATTCTTGTGTAAACCCCTTTGCTCTTTACTGGCTGAGCAAGACGTTCCAGCAGCATTTTAAAGCTCAGTTATTCTGTTGCAAGGCAGAGCTGCCTGACCCTCCTGCTGCCGATACCCCTCTTGACAACCTGGCCGTGATGGGAAGGGTCC is from Orcinus orca chromosome X, mOrcOrc1.1, whole genome shotgun sequence and encodes:
- the BRS3 gene encoding bombesin receptor subtype-3, which codes for MSQRQPQSPNQTLISTTNETESSSPVVPNDTTNKGRTGDNSPGIEALCAIYITYAVIISVGILGNAILIKVFFKTKSMQTVPNIFITSLAFGDLLLLLTCVPVDATHYLAEGWLFGRIGCKVLSFIRLTSVGVSVFTLTILSADRYKAVVKPLERQPPNAILKTCAKAGCIWIVSMVIALPEAIFSNVYTFRDPHKNMTFESCASYPVSERLLQEIHSLLCFLVFYIIPLSIISVYYSLIARTLYKSTLNIPTEEQSHARKQIESRKRIAKTVLVLVALFALCWLPNHLLYLYRSFTSQTYVDPSAIHFIVTIFSRVLAFSNSCVNPFALYWLSKTFQQHFKAQLFCCKAELPDPPAADTPLDNLAVMGRVRGAASTQVSEISVSVFAGCTVKKEDDRA